Below is a window of Onychostoma macrolepis isolate SWU-2019 chromosome 06, ASM1243209v1, whole genome shotgun sequence DNA.
ttatattaaaatgtaataatattactgtatttattttactgtatgttttaaaataatattgctgtttttactgtgtttgatcaaataaatgtatcctTGGTAGACattgacttctttcaaaaatatcaaaattcttaccccaaacttttgtcaCTACTTACGTTGTTTGTCAActtgaaaatgtcaaaatagtCTTCATTTTGAACtatgtgttatattttataaaactaaTCCTatgacattcatacattttgaattattgtgtctgaataattttggggtcattgtacactattctttcaagcCCCACGATCATATCTTGTTTATGTCCCACCAGGGATGAAGTCTCCTCACAGAGTGCTGGACCCTGATGTTCTTGCTGTGGAGCAGGAGAACCAAAGGCTTGAGGAGGAAATCTTCAGAATCCAGCTGGCCAGGGAGAAGAACAAAGGAGAGCACGGTATCACTGTTCCTCTCAGATCTGACATCTTGAGTATGACAAAGTGATGTTCAACATTTGATAGAAAATGTGTGTTCTGTCTCTAATTTGCATGCTTATACTATTCACTAAAGGTATATGGGCATCATATTTGATGTTATTATagaatatttctatatatattgaatatttgaaTGAATGTTTTCTGGATCAGGGCTCATTGATATCCAGAAAGACCACATCCATGAAATGGCTAGCCTCCAAGCTGAGATTGCCTTTTTAAGGAGAGAAATAGAGAGACCACCACGCCATCCTCGAGCTCCTCTGCCTGTTTTTCCTGGATCTTCTATGGCCATAACACACTCTGCTCTGCCACTGGTGAGCCAAATCTTCAGTCATCTTAATTAATACTGAcataaaatctgtttttgagAATGCACAAAATTCTCTTTGAGTGACAGTGATAGTGAGAATGATAGAGAACGAAGAATGATATGGTGTATATGTATTTACCAATATTGCAGGATCAGAGTTCCCATGTAACTGAACTGATGGCAGCTCTCAGCCCCGCTCCTTATGATCCTGTGTAAGACACATTTTCACCTCGTCCTCTATtgattcatttttctttttctcatatAGTCCCATAGATGCACGCACGTCACACTAAATATATGACAATATGACTCAAGTTCAGGTGTtgtctgaatgtgtgtgtacaggGCTGGCTTTGTGATCTTCTATGACCTGGTGATGGGTGTTGAAGATACTTTGAGATCAGTGCGTTTATTGGCAGGGTTATATTTTAATGGACAGAAGTTGGGACAGACCACCCCAATACCTCCTGTGCAGTGCCAGCCTGCAGGACCATTACTGTCCACCAAGAGTCCTGGAAACTATGCCATGCTGGCTGTTAAGCAACCTGTTCCAAGGTAGTTTGGTTCAGAGATAAATATGGACACATAGAGATGATATGTGTTCACGCTATTGAATTTGTGCTTTATTTCAGAGTACAGTCATCTCCACATCTCTCTTTGGTCATAGAGATTCAGACATCTAAAGGTCTTGATTTGTTCAACCATGAAACTGAGGACTTGGTGACTTGTGGCTGGGCTAAGCTTGATCTCTTTGACCAGCACAACCAGGTTCACAGTGGTCACTGGAGGCTTCCCTTCCGCTCTCTCCCAGTTCAAGCATCCTTAAGTCCAGGTCAACTGAATTCTGTGCCACAAGTACGTTCATCAAATACTAAAATCTAAAACTCAACTAGGTTAAATGTCCTACAGGAGTTATAATTTAATTCAATCTGActaaatactattattttttctttctaagCTGGGTAACATGGAACTTTGTCTTCGGGTAGCAAATGCTCGTGATGGAGATGTACAGACCCTTGAAAAGATTGACCCCAACTCCTACCAGTACAAGTACATATCCATGGTATGCAAAATATTTGTCTTATGCTTTTTCATAGCAAAGTTTGCAAAGCATTTAATAAGCTTACAGCATCAAATGGGTCTTGTTTAGGTGGTCTCAAACACAATCCTGGCAAACCAAGAACCATGTAATTCATTGCAACCCTCATCCAATCCATTGCCTTCATCACTGCCACAGACGGATCATGTGGAAGAGACCAGTTAGAGGAAAATTGCATAACTTACCATACAAATAGTCTgttgtaaatttaaacaattttcagtgactacaaacagatttgttttgttttacatctgttatgaactattttaacaTACTGATAAATTACTTGTCTTTTACGTTGTGTACAAGCTTTCTTGGCTTCCCATTGTTTTAGCAACAATTTTATGAGAAagctttattacaaaaaaaaaaaaaaaaaaaccttacagcTAATATTATAGCCATTGTCATCATATTAGAGTTCACAAGTTTCTGCCCATTGAATTTCCATGATTCCACTGGAGCGCTTGCTATATTTGGAGCATAGCATTATTAAAACAGAGGTAATATTGAAAACCACATTCACATATGCAAATATCCTTTATTGAAAGTTTACTACAATTATACAAAAATTGGACAGACAAAGAAAACGggttatttacaaaaacaaagagACAAAAGTTGTTCATGGAGAGTATATGAGGCAGGCATGCTCTGCTGGTTGGAAGGTAAGTGATCAATCAGATGATGTCCATCACGCTGACGTCTCCACAGAGGAAGAACTGGCTGGCTGCAAGAGAAGATTAAGATTTTAAGCAAAGAAAcaagttgttcaaattaagtcTAAGCACTAAACTAATGCTAGACAAGTGATAAAACTCCAGAAGCAATTCCATTAGCACAGCCAGTCAACTAATATTCAGATAAAGCAAACTTTCTCCAAGACAGGATTTTTCCAGTATGTGTAAAAACGCATCCAGCCGAATCAGTCCTCTCAAGTTTAGTTTTGGACCCTTTTATTCAAACAAGGTTATGCCGCCAATGTTTTAGAATCCAATGAACCTCACAATTCtcaatatcacaaaaacaaacactagACTAATAAATtcaaacattaaaagaaaagtcAGTAACAAGATTACGTTCAGATgaataaaagcaaatataaaattaaattgaacacTTCAAGTTTCAGATAGGTCTAACAGTAGTATTCAAATCATAGAAATGGGATACGACAGAAActaaaagtcaaataaaacactGCATAATCTTCACGGTATGATAAACACTCATGTCTAACACTACAGGAAgttattcagtcaagagcagtgagtggcTTTTTCACCTTTGGTATCAAAATGAACAGCAGGTATTTTAGGCCACTGTCACTTTATGATCCagtgtataaattaaatatactgGCATTCCCCCGTTTACATCCAGTTAAAACCTAACTGACGGTTTACGTAAATACTTGCCAAAACAGACATTGACAATTTGGTTTAAATTTGCACAAGATACAAAAGAACTTGCATGCTTTGTGTGCGCACACAAGAGCCAAACAGTGCTCATGTACAGAGCTACTTTACAGCTTCTTGTTTGAATATTAAAACTGACTTAACATGTGAAAGTGACTTGAGATGACGCTGCagtgacaattctgtcaactgtaccAAGCATCTTGCCCTGGGTATGCTGGCCCTGGGCTATCGAACAGGCCTAATTGTTGAGCCCTGTGACTGTATTTAAAAGGAAACAGCAAGTCTATCAACTCGCCTCCTGCTCCATTTTCTCCTGGAGTCCATTGCCGATGTGGGCAGAGTCACCGCTGCCATTAACTGAGGTCTCCTGTTTAGTCTTTTTAGCATCACTGTCCTTTTTTGGACTCTCCTCGTCTGGTTTCCTCTGTGCAGGAATAAAGCAGGACAGAACACTTACTTATTTTTTGCGCTAAACACCGATTCTCTACATGCTACTCAAGCACACATGGCCACTTCAACAACACCACGCCACAACTGCAACATGCCAAGCCACAATAATGAAGCACAAACACCACAGAAGCACCAAGCAACAAACTTAATCTAGTTGGCAAATTCAGCTCATGACCCAGCATGCATAATTAACCTCAACTAAAGGGAAGGTAGCAATGCAGATGTCCTTTTATGGGCAGACTACCCTCATTCACTCCAGTTGTAGTGTACATGCTAGTTTCCCTCCCAACCTCAGGTCTACTGCAAAGGTTAAAATTACACTTCAGTGGATAAACTCACCTTTTTGCGAACAAGGTGTGAAATGTCAGATGCAGATTTTGA
It encodes the following:
- the ccdc17 gene encoding coiled-coil domain-containing protein 17, with translation MEGLGELICRNCKMAFHSTALLDKHKAKFCIGTDLKDPVALWRQRGFTQTKKTAVKMVHPTRSRTPDFIGLKEKRDHQVDEKKSAQDNVSENTALNKLTEEFQKLRMSFEQNLPRRQTEVSEEQTSLQQRADEQRALHEQRLAEIRAHNNRLEKQREEIEERLAKLAGRERTAHLEEVLQELRYQEQRNEEVLHQLSSHINSVKGPSPNEVPANPPEERKTQHVAFDLISSVDGPLSAQIRALRLAYMQSGGSDPEVLANMHDLQAEALTLEQAKHRAEGKTKGRRMKSPHRVLDPDVLAVEQENQRLEEEIFRIQLAREKNKGEHGLIDIQKDHIHEMASLQAEIAFLRREIERPPRHPRAPLPVFPGSSMAITHSALPLDQSSHVTELMAALSPAPYDPVAGFVIFYDLVMGVEDTLRSVRLLAGLYFNGQKLGQTTPIPPVQCQPAGPLLSTKSPGNYAMLAVKQPVPRVQSSPHLSLVIEIQTSKGLDLFNHETEDLVTCGWAKLDLFDQHNQVHSGHWRLPFRSLPVQASLSPGQLNSVPQLGNMELCLRVANARDGDVQTLEKIDPNSYQYKYISMVVSNTILANQEPCNSLQPSSNPLPSSLPQTDHVEETS